The Arachis hypogaea cultivar Tifrunner chromosome 14, arahy.Tifrunner.gnm2.J5K5, whole genome shotgun sequence DNA window CAGCAAAACGAACCTTTCTCCACAAAGGCCCTTACTTTTGAGCGAGCACTCTTGGACCAACGATCCAGAACAAGACTGTCTGGTATGTCAGTCATCTCCAAATGTACCAACACTGCTACAATGTGATCACACGGTATGCCAAGGGACTCCATTCGCAAGCAAGAGCACTTGAAACTGTTACTGTCACCATAGTGACACACTTGCCACTCCCTACGCGCATTAGCTTACCTCGACAAAGTGAATGTATCAGAAGTCTGGCTCTATGTGTGTGTTCGTACCTTCAGTGTGCAAGCACGGAAAAGTATGGGCCTGAAGTTGAAGAAAATCGCCTTTGTGAGCTTCTTTGCAGCTGAACTCTCCAAATCATGAAACGGACTCTGTAGCACTGGTTTCCCAACCACGGATAACAGATCAGAGTGTGCTTCCCTGGACCTCATTTGGGATATGCAACGCATTAAAATGCTCAACAAAGTCCCTCAAATTATGGCGAGACTGGACAATTTACCGAGCATTGAGTGCAATCCTTCACACCTTGACGTTGTACGAAAACCCCCAAAGAAGTTGCCACGTATATGTGCAGTTGCCCACATCCTTCTCCTAGAGTAAAGGTCAGAAACCCATTGATTATCAGACAGACCTAGCGCATCGACCATATAATGCTAATGATCTTCAAACTCTGACACCTCATAATCGAACAGCATGCATTTCTTAAATTCAGAAGTAAATGCGGGGTTGCTTAGGTTAGAAGTGGCATTCTTCAGCAGATGCCGCGCACACAAACGGTGATAGGCCCCAGGAAACACCGCTTCGATTGCCTTTTTCATCACTCCATGCCCATCTGTTATCGCACACCCAGGTGCTTTACCCTTCATGGCATTCAGGAACCGTTGCAGCAACCACGTGTAAGTCTGCTCATTCTCATTTGCAACTAGCGCAGCGGCAAACACAATTATTTGGTTATGGTGATTCACTCCAGAAAACACAACCAGTGGATACATATACTTATTCTTCCGATATGTCGCATCAAATGCCACGACATCCCCAAACAAACCATAATCCAGCTGATTGCAATTATCCGACCAAAACAGGTGCACCAAACGACCGTCCTTGTCCGCCAAATAACGCACAAACATTCCAGGATTAGCCTGGGGAGTTGATTCGAGGAACTTAAGGCAAGCCGTGGCATCCCCGCCAATGAGCCTCTGTTGCTTCCCTATCTGGTTTTACATATCCCTCTTTAGAAACGGAAGGTTTTGGAATCCCCCGGCAGTTTGCACAAAAGATGAATAAATCTGTGGCGTTTTAATCCTAACTCTAAGCATCATGTTCATTTGTTCCAAGGCGGCTGTATCCATTTTCCTATGCCCCGGTAGCATGAAATTCAGTCTATCGTCCAGCAACTCGTGGTTGTGTTTGAAAATACGATATTATCCATCTACCACTTTTCGAGTGCATGTGGACGCGCATTTCAGCCTCACAGCCGCATCTGGTCTCCGCCTTTGGCTCACGTCTCCATCACATTCCGTCGTTAATGGACCCCATTTCTCTGAACCCCTGCCGAAAACATACAAATTCTTGTTGCGTAATCTCATTCCTCACATTTTGCCAAATCTTATTCTTCCCCACAGCGAAACCATTCATCTTCGCATACAAACTATAAAACAAGAATGCCACCGATCGATCTGGAAAATGGCACATCATAATCTCCTTTGCAGTTATTTCCTTGAAATTTATACACCCCAGCTCTGCAATACCGTCGACTGCTCTCTCTTCCCAGTTGTCAAAGAAGCTGTCCGCGAAATTCTCCTATGCATCCGACTCCACCCCTAATTCCCCATCCTCAACTTCTTCACCGAATTTGTCGCCACCAGGACCAAAGGCATCACTTCCATCGCCTCCCTCTTCTTCAGCAAACAATGGCCGATAACATTCGTCCACCACGGATTCTCCCTCCATGCAGGCCTGCGCATAAATCGCGTTCACAGATTAACATGTTTTTACATAAGACATAATGCTATGTAACAATAAATTGCCAAAACTCTATCATGCTCTGTCCTAACTTGTTTGCCACCCAGAAATTAGATCATGAAATAATATCAGCGTCAACAGTCGCGGAAACCACTTAGCCTAAATCCTTTAAATCTAGGGCTTCGTCGTCACTTGAGACGCTGGTTCATGGTCGTAGCTCTTCATCGCGTTGTACTCCCAAATGGGCTAAAACTCAGTCAACAGCCTATTCATATGGGGTTCGAATGCAAATATGTATATATTTAGGTGTCATAATACTATATGCAGAACTATATAGACAATGTTGTAAAAAACAAAAAGACCTGACACCAAAGCAAAAACTTGTGTCAGCGGTCACCGGTGCATCATTCTCCTCAATTGGACCGGTGCAGGCTATAACTCACCCTCCATACCGTACCACTTGAGAGGGAAGGGATCAGGTACTTCGCCAACACAGACCCTCAAAACTACAAGACTGGTCTTAAGCTACACCTTCACGTTCTTCCCGAGGATCCTGATCATCATGATAATGCACCCCCAGTCACCAAAATAGTTGAGGCTGTTGCACCCTCTACCCCTTCTGCTTATTCTCTCTCTTATCATTATTGTCATGGAACAATTCTTGCGCTTGTGCTTATGTTCTTTGTCACCATGCTCCTTGCTTAGCTTCATGCATGGTACAAGCAAGCACATATATTTACATGTATGAGAGGAGAACAATAATACAGAATATTTTCAGATCTTTCCTCTTatgtatctattttttttaaaaaaaaggaacATATTATTGTTGTATGAATGATTAAATTGGTTACCTGTGCTTACAGAATTTCTGTGTGTTCTCTAATTTGTGAATTTTACTAAGTCCGCTGATTCTGTTTGTTCTACTTTTGTTGGTTGCATTTTGTTTCAAATAGTaaatattatgtaaaaaaatatatatataaatgcttttctcattttataatgaatttaaatttgatacatttgcaacataaaaaattttaaattgttgacCAATTAAAAGTTTTTAAGCGTCTAAAAGTTGGTGTGACGAGAAAGGGAATTATATATCCGTTGTTATTTTGGCGCTAATACTCCTAAACCGAAAGAATGCAGACTTCGGATTCTAAAACCCAATGGAATTATATAGCAGAATAAGGCAGTCGAGTGAGTAAAtaatttctgattttttttttgtccctATTTTGCTAGCAAATTCACCTGCTtcatcaacttcatatgaagagAAGAATGGAAACCTGGTAAATGGGTATGGAggcaattctaataaaaaaaatattatgttttctgatttattattttttttaaacttcgTAGCAGTGCCTGGAGAGAACCCTTGTGCAGCGTGTGACAGTGAATGGTGCGTGTGCTTGTGTCATGACCAAAAATAGATTAGAAAAAACTTAATTGATAGAAAACCAGTCATAATGATGTCCAAAAAGTGAAGAATTTACAAGGCATATTAAGTATCaactgttcttttgttttctataTGAAGCTGCATCATCAGTCGCAGCCAAATACATTTACAGCCATCTCTCAGGACAACAGAACTGGATCCATTTTTTCCGTTTGAATGCTACATCATCAACCACATTCAATAGGTGGGGCAGCTGATTTTCACTTATCTCTCAGGATAACATAAGTTACATAACTGGATCTATTTGAAGTTGGAGTTCTCTGtattttagatattcttttcAGGATCTCTGCAAATGCATACTTATCCTGCACATAGAAGAGGCAGAAACCTTCAAAAACTGAACCCGGGAGAATACCAACAGTCCAATATAACTCACAGATGTATTATAGGAATAATCAAGCAAATATATCAGTTTAAAACGAGGGTAAAGGCATATTAGCAGAAGCAGAGCTTACCTCTCTACATCTTAGTCTTGCCTTAAATTTAGCTACAAGATACTGTGTGGTCACTCGAGTCTTTTGCTTTAACACAGCTCTGATTTCTTCTTCACTCACAGGTCCAGAAGCTGCAGTGGAAGTCCCAACttttgacgatgatgatgatggcaGTGGTGGGGCCGAACCTTTTGCAGATGCATTACTTTTAGAAGCAGTCCCGTGTACATCTTTACCGGATGACTTTTGTTCCTGAGTCAATAAGATAACAAAGAAAGTTCGATAGTAGTAATCCTAAGTTCCTCTTGTAATCCAAGAAccggaaaaaaaatatttgacaaCAATACATTTcaaaaatccggaaaaaaatatttgacaaaaattaagtatttttttatgtaatttccaATCCAAATCAACAAAGTGTGCTGTCAAACTCATATaagtaaaattttaattgaagtcCAAGTGTTAGTGGTTAGACATACTCTATCACAATTTGCCGAGAGAAAATCTTGCAACTTCATCTTCTCGATAGCATTCTCTATATCAAAATGATCCCAGACAGCTGACCGATTCTTACGAACACCTGACAGTGGAGAAGATGGTTGAATGCTAGCGGACATCCCTGCTGCTTCAATATTATTGTTTTCAGTCATCTTACTCTGCATATAAAGCAAGGTGTATATAACTCAAAATTTGGTGCCAAACATGCTAAAATTAACACAAACTAATCCAAAGAAACAGCAGCCAATAAAACTTCAGCATGATTCATAAACTAATCCATGTTCATATATCTCGCAAAGAAAACACGGCCCAAAGATTATGAAATTAAAACTTCATATTAAGAATGATTTCAGCATGATTCATAAACTATACACAGCCCAAAGAGAGACAAACAACTGATTGTACCAACTTAGTGTCTTGCATTTTATGAAAATAACATTATATTTGCAAAGAGATATATGTACATGGATTATGAGGCTATTTCACATAAACTTACACAGTCTAagcaaaaaatactaaaatattttgCTAGCCATTCAAGTCAAGAGCCAATCTAGTTAGTAAGCTAGTTTTGCTCCATTCTACCATCATCACACAAATCATAAAGCCACTTGTACGTGGACCCCACCTCTCTAATACCCTGCCTTCTTGAATCCGTTTGCTAAGTGAAAACAtagaaacaattaaaaaaaaaaggtgttACAAATAAGCAGGACTAACGAAAAGCATAATAGTTAATAACCTCTGCAAATTAATTCTATTTTACAAACTGGCTACTAGGTTCGAAGAAAAATTTGGCATACTTACTAATTGATATTTACAATATTTTCCCAAAATATCCACAACTAATAAAAGAAAGTGACTATTTTCTTGGATCGATGCAAAGCTTCTCTAGAAACATAAATTCCTGAGCGTAAAATTCAAGCCAAAAGGGATCAAACTCTGAAGGAAATAGCTAAAATCCCAACTAGCTATTAACTCTGATATTAGAGAAATACTTATAAATGAAATTCATAAAATCGAAGAATCATAGTCCTAAAGTACAAGAAATAAGGTCAACAGAATTAACCGCCTCCACATTCTTTTTCACCCATCTTAACCAAGACACCCAACAACCGTTGGATTTCTCCGAAAACATCATCGGACGGCACAAATTAGCAAccacataaaagtaaaacatccCAGCCCAGTTTCTCATCAAAACAGCCCAGTTCCAGCAACAATTTCAGCAATTTTGCAATAACGTAGTAAATTTTCACACAAACAAACAATGTTCAAACTATGAAGGCTAGGATTGGTGGAAGCAATTCATTCCCTCTTGATAGAAAAAAAATCACATTAAAGTATTCTAAAATCTAAAAGCATACAGAAAAAACAATGTCACTATCCATATTTAATCAGAGAAGAATGTAGCACATCAAGAAGGAAGCTTTCTAAATCACAAATCAATAGTTAGAGTAGTTTTGTTATAGCTAGTTATGCTTTAGAGTTTAAGTCACCATTTGAAGTGCTATTTGGTAAATTTTCAAGTAAACTGCAGACTTTTATATTCACAACTCCTACTTCAACTGAAAACACCGCACCAGATATGAATCTGTCCTCCACTACTATTTATGTTACATAATTGCTAATTTCAAGCAATAAGACTGTTATAGATGTAAGACATGAGATTTAGTTAAGTTCCCAAGCAATAAGACTATTATAGGTTCTAAGTGGATTTTGCTATCAAAAGGGACCATTTAGGGATAACATTATACATTATACATTTGCTATCAAAAGGGACTGTTTAAAGGCATCACCATAGGGATAACATTATACATTTGCAGTATATATGCCATGTATGATTGCCTATGACATTTTATGATCTCAATGTAAAGACTCACAAATCATGGCTAATTTATAAAGCCAAAGAGAAATTATGTTGGAAGACCAATACCACTTATGTTCATGGAAATGCAAGCCAAAAATACagaattcaatataaaatatcATTAGCTTCCCATCTATAAAGTATGTAGCAAGATTCTTGGTATTGATACCAGGCCATAATGGTGCTACTTAGAGGCAATAATATACATTAAGAACCACTGTTAAATCTTGAAACTAACAACAAAGAGTAGAAGCAAGCAATCACATCACAATATTACCAATTAATAGCTGCTTCGTTACTCAAATAATGATGAACAGAACAGAAGGATATCCAGAGATATCTACCTCAGCAGCACCCGAAGAGGATTCCAACCCTGATGAGCAATCCCTGTGAGCATTAAAAAATTTGCAtcagtaaataactaaatatttagCATATCAATTTTAAACTTCAGGAAAAGTTAGATTCAGAAGCATCATTGTCGCATGTTCTTTTTCTGCCTGTTTCAAGATTCATAGCCACCtatgatttttagaaaaaaaacaaACATGGTGATCTCAAATTCACTCAAGGGTGAACTGACTGTCCAACCCTCTTGAAAATGAATGAAAGTAGAATCCGAAAATTTACACAGGTAAGTCTTTCGCACACAATAAGAATATTTTAGAAAACCAACACAACCCAGTGAACTCACTTTGTTGGAACTACAAAGTTGTGAACGGGTAAGGCATTTATAGTAAGAAGGAGAAATGGGTGGTACTA harbors:
- the LOC112741282 gene encoding uncharacterized protein — its product is MTENNNIEAAGMSASIQPSSPLSGVRKNRSAVWDHFDIENAIEKMKLQDFLSANCDREQKSSGKDVHGTASKSNASAKGSAPPLPSSSSSKVGTSTAASGPVSEEEIRAVLKQKTRVTTQYLVAKFKARLRCREDKYAFAEILKRISKIQRTPTSNRSSYVTYVILRDK